The genomic segment AACTCAGTTTCTGGTTCTTAGTATTAATAtgggttttgagctgagttttggtgggaattttagggagttgaggctgaagctttgaggaggtgaaggctaagcaagtgtggaggataacctaggttgagctcatccatcaaaggtaagaaactctggtttaagttttgtgatttcagttgatttcagttgagttttgagctctaggttcagccatggtgaattttgtgttttggggtgcatgtgattgaatttcttgtggttgggacttatgggatgagttgaggatgttgggaggattgttttgaagtttggttgagttttggaaaggtttggctcggaaAAATTCAAAGGAGAAAAATCTGTgctgggctgtgctgtgactagcgctgtagtgctagtcactgggcgctatagtgctaggccctgaagttccagagccttttggctctgcttttagcgctatagcgctctccttagggcgctgtagcactaccctgttcccaaaaatgggtttttgggttatttttaagggtttttacccgggggtttggggtttgattccaccaccccgtttggtggaattagggcttcccgagggctcaagattggtcccgaggctaggttttggatttgaggtttggtgatgattctgatctatggcggtgactaggtgtacgctagggctcagacgggatcgtgcttgaggatcaaattgaacaaagctagtgaaatctaaaggtaagaaaactgcacccggatatgtgtatgtgatgggactaagagctccctatatatgtatgatgtcatagatggtattatgccatgggacatgtgatagatggcctaagggtgccgtaataaatacttgcgcacagggtgcgactcgaccactggtagctgaggacagcttaatattcactgagctcggtttaagcgggctggtgtcagtggggtaaatagaaggtgcggcctaagggtgttaaccttggttatcatatgtgaattgattattgatatgacaTGAAGTACTTGGTATggtgaatacttgaataacatgaatatttggactgttgagtacatgtttatactgtatgagttatttggttgtttgcttaatgattatgctctgttatggtgttttcttgctgggccttggctcacgggtgctacgtggtgcaggtaaaggcaaaggcaagttggaccagtcctgagatggagagcttcgaggctgaatgtacatagtcagctgatcggccgccacggccaaggagtgATACAAGACGAGAGAAGCTTATTTTTCTGTTTtaccttagagtggctaataactgtatttCAATCCTAAAATTTTATAGActttcttttaactttactacttttgggatcccatgtaaagaaagtGTTTGTTTATAAGACATGAagctttgagaccaaaatcttttaaccctagttcaattatagtttcagtaacacgtttcgagttaaatgacttgattagcaagtcttgcacctttataaacacacagtgtaactgtcttggctatccagggtgttacaagaaACAAGAGTTTTGCTCGTCAGACTGTGGAGATGGCACAGAATGACATGAATAATGAGGTTCCCGAGGTTGTTCAAGGTCAGGCTCCACATCCTGCTGCAATGAGGCTGAGAGACTATGTCCTGCCCACTATTACAGGAGTACAAAACTGTATAAGACCACCAGTAATGGAGGCCAATAATTTCGAGATTAAGCCGGCAATCTTGCAAATGGTGTAGTCCACTATCCAATTTGGTGGTTTTCCTTCTAAAGACCCCCATATGCACATGGAGAATTTCTTGGAGTTGTGTGATACCTTCAAGTATGATGGAGTGAGCGATGATGCAATCAGGTTGGGGCTCTTCCCATTTTCGCTGCGGGAAaaagctaagagttggttgaattccCTTCAATCCAATTAAATAAATACTTGGGAGGATTTGTCTCAGAAattccttgccaagttctttcctccatcaaaAGCTGCTAAATTAAGAGGggagattaataatttttatcagcTGGATGGTGAATCTTTGTATGACTCTTGGGAAAGGTTCAATGAGATATTGAGAAAATGTCCCCATCATGgtatagaaaagtggatgttggtccacaaTTTTTACAACGGGTTGTGTGGTACAACAAGAACAATTATTGATCCTGCAGCTGGTGGGGCATTCATGAGTAAGAGTGCCAATGAAGCTTATGAACTGTtagaggacatggccacaaacaatcatcagTGGTCTGATGATGGGTCATTTGGGgttagaaaggtagctggggtacATGAACTTGATGTAATTACTGCTCTGATAGCACAAGTGGCCTCGTTGACAAAACAATTGCAGCATAATACTGTGTCTGCTAATGCGATTCAGATGGCGGCTgggtgtgaaatttgtggtggTTCTCACTCTTTTGATCAGTGCCTTGctagtaataataataacattcctATGGACCAAGCTCAAGTTCAAGCTgtgggaaattttcagaggccaTTCAATAATTCATTCTCCAACACCTACAATGCTGGGTGGAGAAATCACCCCAACTTTTCTTCGAAAAACAATCAGGGCCAGCAATCTCAGTTTTAGGGTCAATATTAGCAGAATATGCCTCAACAAAAACCAATGAATCAAGGCTCTTCATCACTACAGCCTACGCCACaagttccactaaacaagcttaaTGAATTACAAGCTGCTTTATTGACTCTTACCAACACTCAAACTCAGTtcatgactgagaccagatcctctattAGAAATCTTGAAACATAAGTggggcagttggccaatatgctgaATAATAGACCTCAGGGAAACTTTCCTAGCAACACTAAAGTTAATCCTAAGGAGCAATGTCAAGCAATTACTCTGAAGAGTGGTAAAAAAAATTGAGCAGTCTAGTGTACAACAATCAGTGGTTCCGAATGAAGACTTGGGTGAAAAGTCTGATAGAGTTGAGAAAGGGGTTACTGAAGATCACAAAAGCATAGAGAACATTCCTCCAGTTGTTGTTGACTAGCCAGCCTgagttccatatcctcagaggcttagaaaaactactcttgataaatagttttctaagtttttagaggtgttcaaaaAGCTGCACATCAatattccttttgctgaggctttggagcagatgcccagttatgtaAAGTTCATGAAAGAGATTCTTTCTAAGAAAAGAAAGATGAAAGACTATGAAACTGTGGCGCCCAATGAAGAATGTAGTGAAATATTTCAAAGGAAGCTgccccaaaagttgagagatccggggagctttACTATACCTTGCACAATTGGAAAATTTTAGTGTAAGCATGCCTTGTGTGATTTGGGGGCGAATATTAAtttgatgcccttatctgtgttcaGACCTTGGTTTAGGGGAAGCAAGACCAACAACAGTTACTCTACAGTTGGTACATCAATCAGTGAAGCATCCACATGGTATCATTaaagatgttcttgtgaaggtggataagtttatttttcctACTAATTTTATTgatcttgatatggaggaggatgcaaACGTGCCTATCATTCTTGGAAGACCATTCCTAGCCACAGGTCAAGCTCTCATTGATGTTCAGAAGGGTGAATTGAAGCTTCaggttcaaggagatgaggttgTATTCAATGTCTTCAAGGCAATGATGTATCTGagggctagtgacagttgctataATGTAGATGTGATAGATAATGGAGTCTCGAAAATAAGGGTGagtagtgatgccttagaggcagtgTTGATAGATGg from the Humulus lupulus chromosome X, drHumLupu1.1, whole genome shotgun sequence genome contains:
- the LOC133806660 gene encoding uncharacterized protein LOC133806660, with translation MLNNRPQGNFPSNTKVNPKEQCQAITLKSEVFKKLHINIPFAEALEQMPSYVKFMKEILSKKRKMKDYETVAPNEEYLGLGEARPTTVTLQLVHQSVKHPHGIIKDVLVKVDKFIFPTNFIDLDMEEDANVPIILGRPFLATGQALIDVQKGELKLQVQGDEVVFNVFKAMMYLRASDSCYNVDVIDNGVSKIRVSSDALEAVLIDGEEEDDDVEMREYVNWINSYQLYRKKFEELAEGPERPLTSIQQPPQLELKALPDHLCYAYLGENETLPVIVSADLSKTELEKLLRMVTLGIIKLPSH